In Nitrobacteraceae bacterium AZCC 1564, the following proteins share a genomic window:
- a CDS encoding 2-polyprenyl-3-methyl-5-hydroxy-6-metoxy-1,4-benzoquinol methylase (product_source=COG2227; cath_funfam=3.40.50.150; cog=COG2227; pfam=PF13489; superfamily=53335) has translation MRPDLAEESNEAARALWNRKAVGSDRALGAEKASSAYFERIRAYRYGYETPFIPRTFAFDALSGKRVLEIGVGNGIDAVEMMKGGAIYTGLDITENHLDLTRRHAALYNLSSQVEALIHQDLLSTELNAQFDVVYSFGVLHHVSHELDYLRKIRALLRPNGELRIAVYSKYSFFNAYLFATWVVRNRMKNSFDDWRSHVAEHSELGSPVTIKIRSRREVEAVLVSAGFAIARYEKRGFVQNYIPVLGRLLAPDGPTLAAFARLLGWYHCFICKPI, from the coding sequence ATGCGACCCGACCTTGCAGAAGAGAGTAATGAGGCGGCCCGTGCCCTATGGAACCGAAAAGCCGTGGGCAGCGATCGTGCATTGGGGGCCGAAAAAGCATCGAGCGCCTACTTTGAGCGCATCAGGGCTTATCGCTACGGGTACGAGACGCCGTTTATCCCAAGGACATTTGCATTTGATGCACTCTCAGGAAAGAGGGTCTTAGAAATCGGGGTTGGCAATGGCATCGACGCAGTCGAGATGATGAAGGGCGGGGCGATCTACACAGGTCTCGACATCACTGAAAATCATCTTGATCTAACGAGACGCCATGCTGCTCTGTATAATCTCTCTTCTCAGGTTGAAGCGCTGATCCATCAGGATCTGCTTTCTACAGAACTTAACGCGCAATTCGACGTCGTTTATTCGTTCGGCGTACTTCACCACGTATCGCACGAGTTGGACTACCTACGTAAGATACGTGCGCTGTTGAGACCGAATGGAGAGCTGCGCATCGCTGTCTATTCAAAGTACAGCTTCTTCAACGCTTATCTGTTCGCAACATGGGTGGTCAGAAATAGAATGAAGAACTCATTCGATGATTGGCGAAGCCACGTCGCCGAACACTCAGAGCTAGGCTCCCCTGTTACGATAAAAATTCGATCTAGGCGCGAGGTGGAAGCCGTGCTGGTTTCTGCCGGTTTTGCGATCGCCCGATACGAAAAGCGCGGCTTCGTCCAAAACTACATTCCAGTTTTAGGAAGGTTGTTGGCTCCTGATGGGCCGACGCTTGCAGCATTCGCGCGCCTGCTCGGCTGGTATCATTGCTTCATATGCAAACCAATTTAA
- a CDS encoding hypothetical protein (product_source=Hypo-rule applied; cath_funfam=2.40.10.220; superfamily=141371): MGSERRICPRVDFESGISVYIMAIDGTWRRECLMKDVSASGVLLIMKDPIAGLDIREFFLLLSSTGLAYRRCQMVRLNGNQIAARFLKPEVKRKSGRVRLSI, translated from the coding sequence ATGGGCAGCGAACGGCGAATTTGTCCGCGCGTCGATTTTGAGAGCGGCATTAGTGTTTACATCATGGCTATTGACGGCACTTGGCGTCGAGAGTGCCTGATGAAAGACGTGTCTGCTTCCGGCGTCCTTTTAATTATGAAGGATCCAATTGCCGGACTGGACATCAGAGAATTCTTCCTGCTGCTGTCATCAACCGGTCTTGCCTATCGCCGCTGTCAAATGGTGCGGCTGAACGGCAATCAGATCGCGGCACGCTTTTTAAAGCCCGAAGTCAAAAGGAAGTCGGGGCGTGTGAGGTTGTCGATCTAA
- a CDS encoding D-serine deaminase-like pyridoxal phosphate-dependent protein (product_source=COG3616; cath_funfam=3.20.20.10; cog=COG3616; pfam=PF01168,PF14031; smart=SM01119; superfamily=51419) gives MTTPLAAKIAKEYGTPALVIDMDRVERNIARIQALCDTAGVANRPHIKTHKSPILARLQIQAGAQGITCQKLGEAEVMAEAGLDNILISYNLIGEEKVARLGALLTRTNVTVAADNAVVIGGLSDAGIAAGRPLPVVVECDTGRKRAGVETPAEAIALAKQISDTPGLAFAGFMLYPTETGWQEAQQFYNDALSGVRQLGLTPTIVSTGGSPNLKNVGKLDGATEHRPGTYIYNDRMQVAAGVASWDDCALHVYSTVVSRAAPERGILDAGSKTLTADSGGLDGYGLILEHPEAKIARFAEEHGFLDLSKTNSRPAIGDVVRIVPNHVCVVVNMADEVVMVRGDEIIGTLPTVARGKLR, from the coding sequence GTGACCACCCCGCTCGCCGCAAAGATTGCCAAGGAATACGGCACGCCTGCACTTGTCATCGATATGGACCGCGTTGAACGGAATATTGCGCGCATCCAGGCCCTCTGCGACACGGCGGGCGTCGCCAATCGGCCGCATATCAAGACACACAAAAGTCCAATCCTGGCGCGACTTCAAATTCAAGCCGGAGCTCAGGGCATCACGTGCCAGAAGCTTGGCGAAGCCGAAGTGATGGCGGAAGCCGGCCTCGACAATATCCTGATCAGTTACAACTTGATCGGCGAGGAAAAGGTTGCCCGCCTTGGTGCCCTGCTGACAAGGACAAATGTCACAGTGGCGGCGGACAATGCCGTGGTGATCGGAGGACTCTCCGATGCTGGGATCGCCGCAGGACGCCCTCTCCCCGTGGTTGTCGAGTGTGACACCGGCCGCAAGCGTGCGGGCGTCGAAACGCCTGCAGAGGCGATTGCTCTTGCCAAACAAATTTCCGATACACCCGGCCTCGCTTTCGCAGGTTTTATGCTGTACCCCACCGAGACGGGATGGCAGGAGGCGCAACAGTTTTATAACGATGCCTTGAGCGGCGTCCGGCAATTGGGCCTCACTCCGACCATCGTATCGACCGGTGGCTCCCCGAATTTAAAGAACGTCGGAAAACTTGACGGCGCGACAGAACATCGGCCCGGCACTTACATCTACAATGATCGCATGCAAGTCGCCGCTGGCGTTGCCTCGTGGGACGACTGCGCCTTGCACGTCTATTCCACGGTCGTCAGCCGTGCCGCACCGGAGCGAGGTATTCTCGACGCCGGCTCCAAGACATTGACCGCGGATTCAGGCGGCCTTGATGGCTATGGACTGATCCTTGAACATCCGGAAGCCAAAATCGCACGCTTTGCTGAAGAACACGGCTTTCTCGACCTGTCGAAAACCAACAGCCGGCCCGCTATCGGCGATGTGGTGCGCATCGTGCCAAATCACGTCTGCGTCGTCGTCAACATGGCTGACGAGGTGGTGATGGTTCGTGGTGACGAGATTATCGGCACGCTTCCGACTGTTGCACGGGGAAAACTTCGCTAG
- a CDS encoding hypothetical protein (product_source=Hypo-rule applied; cleavage_site_network=SignalP-noTM; superfamily=81296), with product MFSFGSVGKSVAAAAVLGLSLVATESMAQSSQPFAGMSGVWSGRGTISLEGGAREAIRCRATYAVRADGNGLQQTLRCASDSYRIELSSNVIANGGRLTGTWSEATRNISGELRGTTSGGRFHVTVNAGSFAADLTLTTHGNSQAVVIRSDSGEFRGANIRLSRT from the coding sequence ATGTTTTCGTTTGGATCGGTCGGAAAAAGTGTGGCAGCGGCAGCTGTTTTGGGATTGTCACTGGTTGCCACCGAATCTATGGCGCAGTCTTCTCAACCATTCGCAGGCATGTCGGGCGTCTGGTCGGGGAGGGGCACCATTTCGCTGGAAGGCGGAGCCCGCGAAGCCATTCGTTGCCGGGCGACCTACGCCGTGAGAGCCGATGGCAACGGCCTGCAGCAAACCCTGCGTTGTGCGAGCGATAGCTACAGAATCGAGCTCTCGAGCAACGTCATTGCAAATGGCGGTAGATTGACAGGGACCTGGAGCGAAGCGACGCGCAATATCAGCGGCGAGCTTCGAGGGACCACATCGGGCGGCCGTTTCCACGTGACCGTCAACGCCGGGTCCTTTGCTGCGGATTTAACTTTAACAACGCACGGCAATTCGCAGGCCGTTGTGATCCGCTCCGACAGCGGCGAATTCAGGGGCGCCAATATCAGGCTGTCCCGCACGTAG
- a CDS encoding lipopolysaccharide export system permease protein (product_source=KO:K07091; cog=COG0795; ko=KO:K07091; pfam=PF03739; tigrfam=TIGR04407; transmembrane_helix_parts=Inside_1_12,TMhelix_13_35,Outside_36_49,TMhelix_50_72,Inside_73_98,TMhelix_99_121,Outside_122_277,TMhelix_278_295,Inside_296_306,TMhelix_307_329,Outside_330_332,TMhelix_333_355,Inside_356_386): protein MKAIDTYTIRTTLLAFLMVLVSLTGIIWVTQALRGIDLMTGQGQSVLVFLGVTGLAIPLLGMIIAPIALLIAVMHSLNRFATDSEIIVMNAAGLSPTQFLRPFLIATCAVSVLVASLSIYIAPECLRALRKWQTEIGADVLTNILRPGEFTKLGPLTIRVDGRQPGGVLVGIFIDDQRNPAERIDILAERGTVQKNERGSFLVLQDGNLQRFEAGKRDPALVAFKSYAFDLSQFSNMTQNITYSARERSFGELLSPPQDDPMYQQRPGEFRTELHDRIIAPIYPFVFVLMAFAALGAPRTNRQNRNFAIAVLIVGILVVRIAGFGFSTVSAKIPTAIIGQYVMLALVCAGSTWLIMRGVIIDAPTNLLANVQRLINRFTPARARAS from the coding sequence ATGAAGGCAATCGACACCTACACCATTCGGACGACGCTGCTGGCGTTCCTGATGGTCCTCGTCTCTTTGACGGGGATCATTTGGGTGACACAAGCGTTGCGCGGCATCGATTTGATGACCGGGCAGGGACAGTCGGTCCTGGTCTTTCTCGGCGTCACGGGATTGGCCATTCCTCTGCTCGGCATGATCATTGCGCCGATCGCGTTGCTTATCGCGGTGATGCATTCGCTGAACAGGTTTGCGACTGACTCCGAAATCATCGTGATGAATGCGGCCGGGTTATCCCCCACGCAATTTCTTCGGCCGTTTCTGATTGCGACCTGTGCGGTGAGTGTGCTGGTCGCGTCACTCTCGATCTATATCGCGCCGGAGTGCCTGCGTGCGCTGAGGAAATGGCAAACCGAGATCGGTGCGGATGTCCTCACCAACATCCTTCGGCCAGGTGAGTTCACGAAATTGGGCCCGCTGACCATCCGTGTTGATGGCCGACAGCCCGGGGGCGTTCTGGTTGGTATCTTCATCGACGATCAGCGAAATCCGGCAGAGCGAATTGACATCCTAGCCGAGCGTGGAACCGTCCAAAAGAATGAAAGGGGATCATTCCTCGTTTTGCAGGATGGCAATCTCCAACGGTTCGAAGCCGGAAAGCGTGATCCCGCACTGGTCGCATTCAAGAGCTATGCATTCGATCTTTCGCAATTCTCGAATATGACGCAGAATATTACGTACAGCGCCCGCGAAAGATCGTTCGGTGAGCTTCTGTCGCCGCCTCAAGACGATCCGATGTATCAGCAAAGGCCAGGGGAATTTCGGACGGAGCTCCATGACAGGATCATCGCGCCGATCTACCCATTTGTCTTCGTGCTCATGGCCTTTGCGGCTCTCGGTGCGCCGCGCACGAACAGGCAGAATCGCAACTTCGCGATCGCAGTGCTCATCGTCGGCATTCTTGTCGTTCGTATCGCAGGTTTTGGTTTTTCGACGGTGTCAGCAAAGATTCCTACTGCGATCATAGGGCAGTATGTCATGCTTGCGCTTGTCTGCGCGGGAAGTACGTGGCTGATCATGCGGGGAGTTATCATCGATGCTCCCACCAACCTGCTTGCAAATGTGCAACGCTTGATCAATCGATTCACGCCCGCACGAGCGCGGGCGTCCTAG
- a CDS encoding GDPmannose 4,6-dehydratase (product_source=KO:K01711; cath_funfam=3.40.50.720; cog=COG1089; ko=KO:K01711; pfam=PF16363; superfamily=51735; tigrfam=TIGR01472) has translation MKALITGVTGQDGSYLAEFLLAKGYEVHGIKRRTSLFNTDRIDHIYEGPEVKHRHFVLHHGDLTDSSSLIRIMEDVAPDEIYNLAAQSHVAVSFEEPEYTANSDALGTLRLLEAMRILKLKDKAKFYQASTSELYGLVREVPQKETTPFYPRSPYAVAKLYAYWITINYREAYGFYACNGILFNHESPRRGETFVTRKITRALARIKLGLQDTLYLGNLDALRDWGHAKDYIEMQWLMLQQAHPEDFVIATGVQYSVRQFVDVAARMLDMTITWKGKGVDEKGYDANGKLIVAVDPRYFRPAEVESLLGDATKAREKLGWSPRISFEELVAEMVKEDFTAAQRDHLVQSAGFTAYNYHE, from the coding sequence ATGAAGGCACTTATTACCGGTGTGACCGGACAGGATGGATCGTACCTGGCCGAATTTCTGCTGGCCAAGGGATACGAAGTACATGGCATCAAGCGCCGTACCTCGCTTTTCAACACCGACCGCATCGACCACATCTACGAAGGTCCTGAAGTCAAGCATCGCCATTTCGTGCTTCATCATGGCGATTTAACCGACTCCTCCTCGCTCATCCGCATTATGGAAGACGTCGCCCCTGACGAAATCTATAACCTCGCAGCACAAAGCCACGTCGCGGTATCCTTTGAAGAGCCGGAATACACAGCAAACTCTGACGCGCTGGGTACGCTGCGACTGTTGGAAGCCATGCGCATCCTCAAGCTCAAGGACAAGGCCAAATTCTACCAGGCTTCGACTTCGGAATTGTATGGATTGGTGCGAGAAGTCCCGCAGAAGGAAACAACGCCCTTCTACCCCCGCAGTCCCTATGCTGTCGCGAAGCTTTATGCATACTGGATCACGATCAATTACCGTGAGGCGTATGGCTTCTATGCCTGTAACGGTATCCTGTTTAATCACGAGTCGCCGCGGCGCGGTGAGACGTTCGTCACACGCAAGATCACCCGGGCGCTAGCGCGCATCAAGCTCGGGTTGCAGGACACACTGTATCTCGGAAATCTCGACGCCCTGCGCGATTGGGGGCACGCGAAAGACTACATTGAGATGCAATGGCTGATGCTGCAGCAGGCGCACCCTGAGGATTTCGTCATTGCGACCGGGGTACAATACAGCGTTCGTCAGTTCGTTGACGTTGCTGCACGCATGCTCGACATGACGATTACCTGGAAGGGCAAAGGCGTCGACGAAAAAGGCTACGATGCCAATGGCAAGCTGATTGTCGCTGTTGATCCGCGTTATTTCAGGCCGGCGGAAGTCGAAAGCCTGCTCGGCGACGCGACCAAGGCGCGCGAAAAACTCGGCTGGTCACCTAGAATCAGCTTCGAGGAACTCGTTGCCGAAATGGTCAAAGAAGACTTCACTGCAGCCCAGCGTGATCACTTGGTCCAGAGCGCAGGTTTCACGGCGTATAATTACCACGAATAA
- a CDS encoding hypothetical protein (product_source=Hypo-rule applied; cath_funfam=3.90.1150.10; cleavage_site_network=SignalP-noTM; transmembrane_helix_parts=Inside_1_8,TMhelix_9_31,Outside_32_268), whose amino-acid sequence MDLLRRKSFSIGLGIFAAVAAGSLVAGQTIQAPATQNKPRALQDAAAETTGSVPPSTDAVKPVDAAKPAEAPKPSSADQNSANTSQSSETPAPLQLSPAEQKAAEAKAALDRLLAEASALKASYEDYKRGRSKTPVSLSAFRSMELRLMMAAAADPTNTKAREMAGAMRMAQFEILRPSVQIAAIANRQLYAHAMAERMRDDGMQVEVSGRDNSIVRFVSPQMTKQMAMQLADSAKISEQAKSLQFSRVVFSNGRRSWTYNVRRGRFR is encoded by the coding sequence GTGGATTTGTTGCGACGCAAGAGTTTTTCCATCGGATTAGGCATATTCGCGGCAGTTGCCGCTGGAAGCCTTGTTGCCGGTCAGACCATTCAGGCCCCGGCAACTCAGAATAAGCCTCGCGCGCTACAGGATGCGGCGGCGGAAACGACCGGAAGTGTCCCGCCGTCCACGGATGCGGTCAAACCGGTAGATGCTGCTAAACCGGCGGAAGCTCCCAAGCCTTCGTCAGCGGATCAAAATTCTGCAAACACTTCGCAGTCATCGGAGACGCCAGCACCGCTACAACTTTCGCCAGCGGAGCAAAAGGCAGCGGAAGCAAAAGCCGCGCTCGACCGGCTGTTGGCTGAAGCCAGCGCCTTGAAGGCGAGCTACGAGGACTACAAGCGCGGCCGGAGCAAGACACCGGTGTCTTTGTCCGCCTTCCGCAGCATGGAATTGAGGCTGATGATGGCAGCCGCAGCAGATCCCACAAATACCAAGGCGCGTGAGATGGCTGGAGCCATGCGCATGGCGCAGTTTGAAATCCTCCGGCCATCCGTGCAAATCGCAGCTATCGCCAATCGCCAACTCTATGCGCATGCGATGGCGGAACGGATGCGCGACGACGGCATGCAGGTCGAGGTATCTGGTCGGGACAACAGCATCGTGCGCTTCGTGTCGCCGCAGATGACCAAGCAAATGGCCATGCAGCTAGCCGACAGCGCGAAGATTTCAGAACAAGCGAAATCTCTGCAGTTTAGCCGCGTGGTGTTCAGCAACGGCCGGCGCTCGTGGACATATAACGTTCGCAGGGGACGATTCCGCTAA
- a CDS encoding hypothetical protein (product_source=Hypo-rule applied; cath_funfam=3.10.450.160; cleavage_site_network=SignalP-noTM; pfam=PF06823), with the protein MRKKFLISVATAALISATGFASAQSPGNAPSTGGASQSAPSAAPNAPSGAGHSGTGQMNRGEMNRGETTGRGGSESGMKPEGGMRDSQTDQMRPGGKATGKNAPDQERGTTGRSTRDNEREPGKSTQDNMRQDQKGRSDSTMDRSKDGMKTEKNATDNNARSGTTTGQAASGAKLTTEQRTQVRDVITKENVRSVTNVDFSISVGTRVPRSVEFHPLPAQVVTIYPDWRGYEFFVVRDQIVVVNPRTLEIVAVLEA; encoded by the coding sequence ATGAGGAAGAAGTTTCTTATTTCTGTTGCAACTGCCGCGTTGATCAGCGCGACAGGTTTCGCCTCCGCTCAATCGCCAGGCAATGCGCCGAGCACAGGAGGCGCCTCGCAATCAGCTCCATCTGCCGCGCCTAACGCCCCCTCGGGAGCTGGTCACTCGGGCACCGGTCAGATGAATCGTGGAGAGATGAATCGCGGGGAGACTACCGGCCGCGGCGGGTCAGAAAGCGGCATGAAGCCTGAAGGCGGCATGCGCGACTCTCAAACCGATCAGATGAGACCCGGCGGGAAGGCCACTGGCAAGAACGCTCCGGATCAAGAGCGGGGGACCACCGGCAGAAGCACTCGCGACAACGAGAGAGAGCCCGGCAAGAGTACCCAGGATAACATGCGGCAAGACCAAAAAGGCCGCTCCGACAGCACGATGGATCGTTCGAAAGACGGCATGAAGACCGAGAAGAACGCAACCGACAACAACGCAAGAAGTGGAACGACCACTGGGCAGGCCGCGTCGGGAGCCAAGCTCACGACCGAGCAACGAACGCAGGTCCGGGACGTCATCACCAAGGAGAACGTGAGGTCGGTCACGAACGTCGACTTCTCGATTTCGGTAGGCACCCGCGTTCCGCGGAGCGTTGAATTCCATCCGCTTCCTGCTCAAGTCGTCACGATCTACCCCGACTGGCGCGGATATGAATTCTTCGTCGTCAGGGACCAGATCGTCGTAGTCAATCCGCGGACCCTTGAGATTGTTGCGGTACTCGAGGCATAG
- a CDS encoding hypothetical protein (product_source=Hypo-rule applied; pfam=PF04932; transmembrane_helix_parts=Outside_1_34,TMhelix_35_57,Inside_58_65,TMhelix_66_88,Outside_89_92,TMhelix_93_115,Inside_116_127,TMhelix_128_150,Outside_151_169,TMhelix_170_187,Inside_188_193,TMhelix_194_213,Outside_214_216,TMhelix_217_234,Inside_235_246,TMhelix_247_269,Outside_270_328,TMhelix_329_351,Inside_352_363,TMhelix_364_381,Outside_382_385,TMhelix_386_408,Inside_409_419), producing the protein MVPAAADYALPTSATPPGIASIQRGLVWAVGAGGAIVFIEPSPYELATLAALIFFFATGLRMRPAFIPLLILLFLTNLGYTICAAYLMDKKEIVNWILTSWYLAITVLFFAMVLSEDTANRLDYLRRGLIVGAVIASASGVAGYFHLIPGGYDLLTLYSRARGTFKDPNVLAAFLILPALFSLQVVVTESLRKSFPSVLALGTITLAVLLAFSRASWGQLILCSAFMLILMYLTSPSTKERRRIVTMAVAAVVIAVVVMVILLSFSSIGDLFKERASFHQTYDSGRFGRFGRHVLGFQMALEMPLGIGPLQFTKYFPEDTHNSFLNAFMSGGWIAGICFPALVFITVIHGFKLIFVRVPWQRPYLALFAAFLGTVAEAFIIDVDHWRHFWMMLGAMWAMFAAAHAYQYNQRHVRTIAAT; encoded by the coding sequence ATGGTACCGGCCGCGGCAGATTATGCTCTTCCGACTTCGGCGACGCCCCCCGGTATCGCTTCGATTCAACGTGGGTTGGTGTGGGCCGTCGGCGCCGGCGGCGCCATCGTGTTCATCGAACCAAGTCCCTATGAGCTTGCGACGCTGGCCGCGCTGATCTTTTTCTTTGCCACGGGATTGCGGATGCGGCCCGCTTTCATACCGCTTCTGATCCTGCTGTTTCTCACGAACCTCGGCTACACGATCTGCGCCGCCTACCTGATGGACAAAAAGGAGATCGTGAACTGGATCCTCACGTCCTGGTACTTGGCGATCACGGTGTTGTTCTTCGCGATGGTCTTGTCCGAAGACACAGCCAACAGGCTTGATTACCTTCGCCGTGGCCTGATTGTTGGGGCTGTCATTGCTTCAGCCTCTGGGGTCGCCGGTTACTTTCATCTGATACCAGGCGGCTACGACCTGCTAACCCTGTACAGCCGGGCACGTGGAACTTTCAAGGATCCAAACGTGCTCGCGGCGTTCCTCATCCTGCCCGCGTTATTTTCGCTTCAGGTCGTGGTGACTGAGTCTCTGCGTAAATCATTTCCAAGCGTATTGGCATTGGGCACAATCACTCTTGCGGTGCTGCTGGCGTTTTCACGCGCATCCTGGGGCCAGCTTATCCTTTGCTCGGCCTTCATGCTGATCTTGATGTATCTGACCAGTCCATCGACCAAAGAGCGTCGGCGGATCGTGACCATGGCTGTTGCGGCGGTCGTCATAGCGGTAGTTGTGATGGTCATTCTTCTATCATTCAGTTCGATCGGAGATCTGTTCAAGGAACGTGCAAGCTTCCATCAAACCTACGATAGCGGGCGCTTCGGACGATTTGGACGACATGTGCTGGGCTTCCAGATGGCTCTTGAAATGCCACTTGGAATTGGACCGCTTCAATTCACGAAGTACTTTCCCGAGGATACGCACAATTCATTCCTGAACGCATTCATGTCAGGCGGATGGATTGCGGGCATCTGTTTTCCCGCCCTCGTCTTCATCACTGTGATCCATGGTTTCAAGCTGATCTTCGTGCGCGTTCCGTGGCAAAGGCCATATCTTGCATTGTTCGCAGCGTTCCTTGGCACTGTTGCAGAAGCCTTCATCATCGACGTCGATCACTGGCGCCATTTCTGGATGATGCTGGGCGCAATGTGGGCGATGTTCGCCGCTGCGCATGCTTATCAATACAATCAACGTCACGTGCGAACGATCGCCGCCACATAA